A region of Buchnera aphidicola (Nurudea yanoniella) DNA encodes the following proteins:
- the rpoD gene encoding RNA polymerase sigma factor RpoD, with product MEHNPKSQLKLLVTHGKEQGYLTYTEVHDHLPNDIINSDQIEDIIQMINDMGIQVVEEAPNSDDLILQEIRHTDADEDAVEAAAQVLSNVNSELGRTTDPVRMYMREMGTVDLLTREGEIDIAKRIEEGINQVQSSVAEYPKSITYLLKQYHKVELGELKLTDLINGFIDPNLEEFFSPISHNIGSEFMEEGVIHNNDDDNLDETNENDHQIDPELAREKFIALKNQYITTNNTIKNKNRNHKDSLVEIHNLSEIFKQFRLVPKQFNCLVKNMQHMMKRIRIQEKNATALRLKYCLIPKKIFKIFFIKKITKKKWKKLSKYEEKPWFGELNKVKEKLGTITKELVNIEKSTGLTIKQIKDINKKMSIGEKKAQKAKKEMVEANLRLVISIAKKYTNRGLQFLDLIQEGNIGLMKAVDKFEYRRGYKFSTYATWWIRQAITRSIADQARTIRIPVHMIETINKLNRISRQILQKIGREPTPEELSERMLIPEEKIRKILKIAKEPISMETPIGEDDDSHLGDFIEDTTLELPLDSATSENLRSATHNVLAGLTAREAKVLRMRFGIDMNTDHTLEEVGKQFDVTRERIRQIEAKALRKLRHPSRSEILRSFLDD from the coding sequence ATGGAGCATAATCCTAAATCACAACTTAAACTACTAGTTACTCATGGAAAAGAACAAGGATACTTAACTTATACCGAAGTGCATGATCATTTACCAAATGATATTATTAATTCAGATCAAATAGAAGATATCATTCAAATGATTAATGACATGGGTATTCAAGTAGTAGAAGAAGCACCAAATTCCGATGATCTTATACTACAGGAAATAAGACATACAGATGCAGATGAAGATGCAGTCGAAGCTGCTGCGCAAGTATTATCGAACGTAAATTCTGAATTAGGTCGAACTACTGATCCAGTAAGAATGTACATGCGCGAAATGGGGACAGTTGATTTATTAACAAGAGAAGGTGAAATTGATATAGCTAAAAGAATAGAAGAAGGAATTAATCAAGTCCAATCTTCCGTAGCAGAATATCCTAAATCAATAACTTACCTATTAAAACAATACCATAAAGTAGAATTAGGAGAGCTTAAACTAACAGATCTGATCAATGGATTTATAGATCCTAATCTAGAAGAATTTTTTTCGCCTATTTCCCATAATATTGGATCAGAATTTATGGAAGAAGGAGTTATTCATAATAATGATGATGATAATTTAGATGAAACTAATGAAAATGATCATCAAATTGATCCAGAATTAGCTCGAGAAAAATTTATTGCATTAAAAAACCAGTATATCACTACCAATAATACGATAAAAAATAAAAATAGAAATCATAAAGATTCGTTAGTTGAAATTCACAATTTATCGGAAATATTTAAACAGTTTAGATTAGTTCCGAAACAATTTAACTGTCTCGTAAAAAATATGCAACATATGATGAAACGTATTCGAATACAAGAAAAAAATGCAACTGCATTACGTTTAAAATATTGTCTAATTCCTAAAAAAATTTTTAAAATTTTTTTCATAAAAAAAATAACCAAAAAAAAATGGAAAAAACTTTCAAAATATGAAGAAAAACCATGGTTTGGAGAATTAAATAAAGTTAAAGAAAAACTTGGCACTATTACAAAAGAACTAGTTAATATTGAAAAAAGTACAGGATTAACTATAAAACAAATAAAAGATATTAATAAAAAAATGTCAATAGGGGAAAAAAAAGCTCAAAAAGCAAAAAAAGAAATGGTTGAAGCAAATTTAAGATTAGTTATTTCAATCGCAAAAAAATATACAAACAGAGGATTACAATTCTTGGACTTAATTCAAGAAGGAAATATAGGACTAATGAAAGCTGTAGATAAATTTGAATATAGAAGAGGATATAAATTTTCAACATATGCAACCTGGTGGATAAGACAAGCTATTACTCGTTCTATTGCAGATCAAGCAAGAACTATTAGAATACCAGTACATATGATAGAAACTATTAACAAACTAAACAGAATTTCAAGACAAATACTACAAAAAATAGGTCGAGAACCAACACCTGAAGAATTATCAGAACGCATGTTAATTCCAGAAGAAAAAATACGAAAAATATTAAAGATAGCGAAAGAACCAATATCTATGGAAACTCCTATCGGAGAAGATGATGACTCTCATTTAGGAGATTTCATAGAAGACACTACATTAGAATTACCTTTAGACTCGGCTACTTCAGAAAATTTACGATCTGCTACACATAATGTTTTAGCAGGGCTAACTGCTCGAGAAGCTAAAGTTCTTCGGATGAGATTTGGAATAGATATGAATACAGATCATACATTAGAAGAAGTTGGAAAACAATTTGATGTTACTCGAGAAAGAATACGTCAAATAGAAGCTAAAGCTTTGCGAAAATTACGGCATCCTAGTCGATCAGAAATACTACGTAGTTTCTTAGATGATTAA